The nucleotide window CACCGCCAGGCATCTTTTCCAAAGCCATGCCGGCCTCCGAGCAAACCACGTTATCCGCTGCGGCGCCCGCCAGCTTGGGGAGATCCGCCGAACAAACGCCATCCCCGCCCAAAATCTTTGCCCTCACACCCAACTGCCGCGCCTGCTTCGCGAACGGCCCGCCAGTTGCGTCCATTCCGCCGTACAGGATCGCGTCCGGATTTTCGCCCTTGATCTTCGTGGCGATGGCGCGAAAATCGATGGCCTTGTCGTTCGTGGCGTCGCGTGACACGACCTTCAGGCCGACGCCCTTGGCCGCTTTCTCGAACTCATTGGCAAGACCTTGTCCGTAGGCTGTTGAATCGTCCACGATCGCGACTGTCCTCACACCGAGGCTTTTGCCCGCGTAGATGGCCAGCGCGGGTCCCTGTTGCGCGTCGGTGGCGACAACCCGGTACGTCGTGTTGAAGCCCTGCTGCGTGTAGGTGGGATTCGTCGCTGCCTGCGAGATCTCGACGATGCCGCCATCCTTATAAATCCGCGACGCTGGAATCGATGTGCCGGAATTCAGGTGACCGACGACGCCGGCCACCTTATCGTCGACGAGTTTCTGCGCGACCTGGGTGGCAGTACGTGGATCGCCCGCATCGTCTTGTGCATCGAGCTGCAATGTGATTCGCTTTCCTCCAATCACCAGGCCCTGTGCGTTGATTTCTTCGACCGCGAGCCGCGCGCCGTTTTCGCTGTCCTTGCCCAGGTGCGCGATGGCGCCTGTGAGCGGCGCGACGTGACCGATTCGCACGACCTCCTCAGCGTGGACAGCGAATGAGCAAGCGATTGCGGCAACCGCGACCGCGATTTTTCTGTGATGTCGAGTCATGTCCCTTCCTCTTCGTGAGGCGCCGGAGGCGCTTGTTCAATCAATGACGAATCGTGTCAGCCAGCGCGGGTTCGACGCGCTTCAGCGGTTCACACGGGGCGCCGCCGATCGCCACGCCATAGAGATTCTTCGGGTCAAGCGGCGTGGGAATAAGATCGAGTTCGATGCCGATGTTCCGTTCGCGTGACGCAGCATTCAGGTAGCGCAGCGCGGAGAAGTCTTCCAGCGCGAAACCGACCGAGTCGAACACAGTGACCTGCGAGGCGGATTGGCGACCTTTTTCCGCGCCGGACACGATCCGGTGGAACTCGACGACGGGAAAGTCCGGCGTGAGCTGCTGGATATCACCTTCTATGCGCGTCTGCGGCTCGTACTCGACGACGACACGTGAGCGCCGGAGAACATCCGCATGCAATTCCGTCTTGCCCGGACAGTCGCCCCCGACGGCGTTGATATGCATGCCGTCTTCGATCATCTCCGGCGTCAGAATCGTCGCGTTTGTCTTGTCCGCGGTGACCGTGGTCACGATGTCCGCGCCTCGGACCGCGTCCGCTGCGGAGTCGCACCGTATCACTCGAAGCGTCCTGAACGGCGCGAGGTTGCGCACGAGCTTTTCCGTCGCGGCCTCGTCGACGTCGAAGACTCTGATCTCGTCGATACCCAACATCTCGTGAAACGCAATGGCCTGAAATTCGCTTTGGGCACCATTGCCGATCATGGCCATCGAGCGCGAGTCCGGTCGTGCAAGGAAGCGTGCAAATAGCGCCGATGTCGCGGCCGTCCGAATCGCTGTCGTCAACGTCATCTCACTCAGGAGTAACGGATAGCCCGTGTCCACATCCGCGAGCACGCCGAACGCCATGACGGTGAGCAGGTCCGACTGTGTATTCTTCGGATGCCCGTTGACGTACTTGAACGAGTACAGCCGGTTATCCGACGTCGGCATCAGTTCAATCACGCCATCGGTCGAGTGGCTTGCCAACCGGGCAGTCTTTTCAAACGTATCCCAACGGCGATAGTCCTGTTCGATGTATGACGCCATCGTCGTCAGAACCTGCGTCATGCCGATCTCGGCGACCAGCTTTGAAACGTCTTTCACATCTATGTATCGCGTCATGCTTTTAGCTCCTTGTGTGCAGGCGACGGTCAGATCGCGCAGCAACGAATCGGTAAGACAACATCAGGCTCTGCCTTCAAAGCCCAACAGAACGTTGACCGCGTTGATTCCAATCTCGTCCACCATGTATCCGCCCTCCATCACGAAAAGCGTGGGGACGTTGAACCTTGCGATTGCCTCGCCGATGCGCAGATAGTCTGGCGTGCGCAGGCGGAAGTGGCTGATAGGGTCGTCTTCGAACGTGTCGACCCCGAGAGAAATGACCAGCGCGTCGGGGGCGTGCCGCCCGATCGCCGTGCCGGCGTGGCGCAACGCGTGGTCGAAGCCTTCCCAGGCCGTTCCCTTCGGAAGGGGGAGGTTCAGATTGAAGCCCTCTCCGGCGCCGACGCCACGCTCGTCGGCATGCCCTGAGAAATAGGGATAGGACACCGTTGGATCACCGTGAGTCGATACGAACAGAACATCAGGTCGATCGTAGAAGATGTCCTGCGTGCCGTTGCCGTGATGGAAGTCGATGTCGAGAACGGCTACGCGCTTTGCGCCGCCGTCGATGCAATGCTGGGCCGCAATCGCCGCGTTGTTCAGATAACAATAGCCGCCCATGTATTCACGGCCAGCGTGGTGGCCCGGCGGGCGGCAAAGCGCGAATGCGGCGCGCGCGCCACTCGACAGCGCATCCATGCCCGTCAACGCTGAGTTGGCACTGGAACTGATCGCGGCCCACGTACCCGCGTTGATGGGGGAACCGGCGTCCATCGAAAAGAAGCCAAGCTTGCCATCGATGAATTCAGGCAACTCGTGACTGGGCAAACCCCTCACGGGCCAAACGAGCGGCAGAGCCTGACAGGTCCTGCCCGTCGCGAGCCATTCGTGCCACGCGCCTGCCAGAAAGTCGATGTACCGCTGGCTGTGCGCGCCCGCATAGTCCGCGCGTTTGTAGGCCTTTGGGCTGATGACATCGCCGAGTCCGGTGGCCCTGACTTGCGCAAGCACCGTCTCGGCGCGGAGGGGCTTCTCGAAGGAGTCGGAGATGGCGCCGTCCTTGAGTTCGACGCCATGGTGCAAGCGATGATCGCTACTGTAGATGGTGAGCATGGTTGACTACCGCGTTGAAGATAGCCAACAGTTTATTGAGCGGCCGCCGCATTGATTTTGCTTTCGAATGCGGAAAAGCCTAATATTTTGGGAAATTTGTCTAACGGGAATGAAAGATGAGCACAAATCGCCCAAAAATCGAAATGGACGCGGTCGACCGCTCAATGTTGCGCCTGCTTCAGGACGA belongs to Paraburkholderia aromaticivorans and includes:
- a CDS encoding branched-chain amino acid ABC transporter substrate-binding protein translates to MTRHHRKIAVAVAAIACSFAVHAEEVVRIGHVAPLTGAIAHLGKDSENGARLAVEEINAQGLVIGGKRITLQLDAQDDAGDPRTATQVAQKLVDDKVAGVVGHLNSGTSIPASRIYKDGGIVEISQAATNPTYTQQGFNTTYRVVATDAQQGPALAIYAGKSLGVRTVAIVDDSTAYGQGLANEFEKAAKGVGLKVVSRDATNDKAIDFRAIATKIKGENPDAILYGGMDATGGPFAKQARQLGVRAKILGGDGVCSADLPKLAGAAADNVVCSEAGMALEKMPGGAAFARKYEARFHQPLQVYAPFAYDAVYIIVDAMKRANSIDPAKVVAAMPSADYKGVIGETSFTAQGDLRHGAISVFSYKDGKKILLDVIRM
- a CDS encoding ornithine cyclodeaminase; the encoded protein is MTRYIDVKDVSKLVAEIGMTQVLTTMASYIEQDYRRWDTFEKTARLASHSTDGVIELMPTSDNRLYSFKYVNGHPKNTQSDLLTVMAFGVLADVDTGYPLLLSEMTLTTAIRTAATSALFARFLARPDSRSMAMIGNGAQSEFQAIAFHEMLGIDEIRVFDVDEAATEKLVRNLAPFRTLRVIRCDSAADAVRGADIVTTVTADKTNATILTPEMIEDGMHINAVGGDCPGKTELHADVLRRSRVVVEYEPQTRIEGDIQQLTPDFPVVEFHRIVSGAEKGRQSASQVTVFDSVGFALEDFSALRYLNAASRERNIGIELDLIPTPLDPKNLYGVAIGGAPCEPLKRVEPALADTIRH
- a CDS encoding histone deacetylase family protein, whose amino-acid sequence is MLTIYSSDHRLHHGVELKDGAISDSFEKPLRAETVLAQVRATGLGDVISPKAYKRADYAGAHSQRYIDFLAGAWHEWLATGRTCQALPLVWPVRGLPSHELPEFIDGKLGFFSMDAGSPINAGTWAAISSSANSALTGMDALSSGARAAFALCRPPGHHAGREYMGGYCYLNNAAIAAQHCIDGGAKRVAVLDIDFHHGNGTQDIFYDRPDVLFVSTHGDPTVSYPYFSGHADERGVGAGEGFNLNLPLPKGTAWEGFDHALRHAGTAIGRHAPDALVISLGVDTFEDDPISHFRLRTPDYLRIGEAIARFNVPTLFVMEGGYMVDEIGINAVNVLLGFEGRA